The proteins below are encoded in one region of Streptomyces roseirectus:
- a CDS encoding LysR substrate-binding domain-containing protein: protein MYDPSHLRTFLTVAQTLSFTQAARRLGLRQSTVSQHVRRLEDATGRTLFTRDTHSVELTEDGEAMLGFARRILAVHEQAAAFFTGTRLRGRLRFGASEDFVLTRLPEILEGFRYEHPEVDLELTVELSGTLHEQLAAGKLDLVLAKRRPEDPRGELVWHDELVWIGAERLRLDPRRPVPLIVYPPPGITRALALEALERQGRAWRIVCTSGSLSGLVAAARAGLGVMAHSRTVVPPGLVRVPERFGLPELGAVDFVLVHGLGRPQAAEAADALASAILAGGVRLHRA, encoded by the coding sequence ATGTACGACCCCTCTCACCTGCGTACCTTCCTCACCGTCGCGCAAACGCTGAGTTTCACGCAGGCCGCCCGGCGGCTCGGGCTGCGTCAGTCGACCGTCAGCCAGCACGTACGGCGGCTGGAGGACGCGACCGGGCGCACCCTGTTCACCCGGGACACGCATTCCGTCGAGCTGACGGAGGACGGGGAGGCGATGCTGGGGTTCGCCCGCCGGATCCTGGCCGTGCACGAGCAGGCCGCCGCGTTCTTCACGGGGACCCGGCTGCGGGGCCGGCTGCGGTTCGGGGCGTCGGAGGACTTCGTGCTGACCCGGCTGCCGGAGATCCTGGAGGGCTTCCGGTACGAGCACCCCGAGGTCGACCTGGAGCTGACCGTCGAGCTGTCCGGCACGCTGCACGAGCAGCTCGCCGCCGGGAAGCTGGACCTGGTGCTCGCCAAGCGCCGCCCGGAGGACCCCCGGGGCGAGCTGGTGTGGCACGACGAGCTGGTGTGGATCGGCGCCGAGAGGTTGAGGCTCGATCCGCGGCGTCCCGTCCCCCTCATCGTCTACCCGCCGCCCGGCATCACGCGGGCGCTCGCGCTGGAGGCGCTGGAGCGGCAGGGGCGGGCGTGGCGGATCGTGTGCACGAGCGGGAGTCTGAGTGGGCTGGTGGCGGCGGCGCGGGCGGGGCTCGGGGTGATGGCGCACTCGCGGACGGTGGTGCCGCCGGGGCTGGTGCGGGTGCCGGAGCGGTTCGGGCTGCCGGAGCTGGGGGCGGTGGACTTCGTGCTCGTGCACGGCCTCGGCCGGCCACAGGCGGCGGAAGCGGCCGACGCGCTCGCCTCCGCGATCCTCGCCGGAGGCGTGCGGCTGCACCGGGCGTGA
- a CDS encoding AMP-dependent synthetase/ligase: protein MREFTNPPLALAPPVGGLADSVFGYAEEDPGYIALGRRDEGGEWRDVTAAEFRDEVLALAKGLLARGIRFGDRVAIMSRTRYEWTLFDYALWTIGAHVVPVYPTSSAEQCFWMLYDSDCVAAVVEHEDHAMTIATVIDRLPQLRELWQLDTGVVRELYDAGAHLDDEVVHRHREAVTPQAVASVIYTSGTTGRPKGCVITHGNLMFEADTVIRYWEPIFRSRRGDEPATLLFLPLAHVFGRMVQVAALRAKVRFGHQPQMQAAVLLPDLAAFKPTFFLAVPYIFEKVFSAARRKAEREGRSGPFEKAVDVAVAYAEAVEAKAWGTGPGPSAGLRVQHQVYDKLVYAKVRAAMGGRVRQAVSGGSAMDRRLGLFFAGAGVQIYEGYGLTETTAAATANPPGRTRYGTVGRPIPGMTVHIAEDGEIWLRGENVFPAYLNNPKATDQALHDGWLATGDLGSLDEDGYLTITGRKKEILVTSGGKSVSPGPLEERVRDHPLVGQCVLVGNDRPFVAALITLDMEGVEHWLRMRDKPGLTPAEVVRDGDLEAEVRRAVVAANTLVSQAEQIRTFRILAQPFTEEHGLLTPSLKLKRKAIENAYAKEVEALYRS from the coding sequence TTGCGCGAGTTCACCAACCCTCCGTTGGCGTTGGCACCCCCGGTCGGCGGTCTCGCCGACTCCGTGTTCGGGTACGCCGAGGAGGACCCCGGGTACATCGCGCTGGGCCGCCGCGACGAGGGTGGTGAGTGGCGGGACGTCACCGCCGCCGAGTTCCGTGACGAGGTCCTGGCGCTCGCGAAGGGGCTGCTCGCGCGCGGCATCCGGTTCGGTGACCGGGTCGCGATCATGTCCCGCACCCGCTACGAGTGGACGCTGTTCGACTACGCCCTGTGGACGATCGGGGCGCATGTGGTGCCGGTGTATCCGACGTCGTCCGCCGAGCAGTGCTTCTGGATGCTCTACGACAGTGACTGCGTCGCGGCCGTCGTCGAGCACGAGGACCACGCGATGACGATCGCGACCGTCATCGACCGCCTGCCGCAGCTGCGGGAGCTGTGGCAGCTCGACACGGGGGTGGTGCGGGAGCTGTACGACGCGGGCGCGCATCTGGACGACGAGGTGGTGCACCGGCACCGGGAGGCGGTGACGCCTCAGGCGGTGGCGAGCGTCATCTACACCTCGGGGACGACCGGGCGACCCAAAGGGTGTGTGATCACGCACGGGAACCTGATGTTCGAGGCGGACACCGTGATCCGGTACTGGGAGCCGATCTTCCGCTCCCGGCGCGGGGACGAGCCGGCGACGCTGCTGTTCCTGCCGCTGGCGCACGTCTTCGGACGGATGGTGCAGGTCGCGGCGCTGCGGGCCAAGGTGCGGTTCGGGCACCAGCCGCAGATGCAGGCCGCCGTGCTGTTGCCCGACCTCGCCGCGTTCAAGCCGACGTTCTTCCTGGCCGTGCCGTACATCTTCGAGAAGGTGTTCTCCGCCGCCCGGCGCAAAGCGGAGCGCGAGGGGCGCTCGGGGCCGTTCGAGAAGGCCGTCGACGTCGCCGTCGCGTACGCGGAGGCCGTGGAGGCGAAGGCGTGGGGGACGGGGCCCGGCCCCTCGGCGGGGCTGCGGGTGCAGCACCAGGTGTACGACAAGCTGGTGTACGCGAAGGTACGGGCCGCGATGGGCGGGCGGGTGCGGCAGGCCGTGTCCGGGGGCTCGGCGATGGACCGGCGGCTCGGGCTGTTCTTCGCGGGCGCGGGCGTGCAGATCTACGAGGGCTACGGGCTGACGGAGACGACGGCCGCCGCGACCGCCAACCCCCCGGGTCGCACCCGCTACGGCACCGTCGGCCGGCCCATCCCCGGCATGACCGTGCACATCGCGGAGGACGGCGAGATCTGGCTGCGCGGCGAGAACGTCTTCCCCGCCTACCTGAACAACCCGAAGGCCACCGACCAGGCCCTGCACGACGGCTGGCTCGCCACCGGCGACCTGGGCTCGCTCGACGAGGACGGCTATCTCACCATCACCGGCCGCAAGAAGGAGATCCTGGTCACCTCGGGTGGCAAAAGCGTCTCGCCGGGCCCCCTGGAGGAGCGGGTGCGCGATCATCCGCTGGTCGGCCAGTGCGTCCTCGTCGGCAACGACCGGCCCTTCGTCGCCGCGCTGATCACCCTCGACATGGAGGGCGTCGAGCACTGGCTCAGGATGCGCGACAAACCGGGGCTCACCCCCGCCGAGGTGGTGCGCGACGGCGATCTGGAGGCCGAGGTGCGCCGGGCCGTCGTCGCCGCGAACACGCTGGTCTCGCAGGCCGAGCAGATCCGGACGTTCCGGATCCTCGCGCAGCCCTTCACCGAGGAGCACGGGCTGCTGACGCCGTCGCTGAAGCTGAAGCGCAAGGCGATCGAGAACGCCTACGCGAAAGAGGTCGAGGCGCTGTACCGGTCCTGA
- a CDS encoding class I SAM-dependent methyltransferase — MAHQHHHSDTGMDWAAMAQHLESQAELYAPWYERALAWLGREVTEPGLVVDVGSGPGVVTGLFAETFPGARVIAADGSEALLERATERAKRLGYADRFAVLAGELPGSLAELDYPADLIWAGRSLHHLGDQRAAVAACADRLAPGGTLALMEGGLPTRFLPRDLGFGRPGLEARLDARSADWFARMRADLPDSVAEAEHWPALLASAGLGHTRTRSFLLDLPAPVSDRARRYVAEMFTRMRDGVGADLDADDRATLDRLLDPEDPASVHRRADLHVLAAHTVHTAVKPAA, encoded by the coding sequence ATGGCACATCAGCACCATCACAGTGACACCGGCATGGACTGGGCCGCGATGGCCCAACACCTCGAATCCCAGGCCGAGTTGTACGCCCCCTGGTACGAGCGGGCGCTCGCCTGGCTCGGCCGGGAGGTCACCGAACCCGGCCTGGTCGTGGACGTCGGCAGCGGCCCCGGCGTCGTCACCGGACTGTTCGCCGAGACCTTCCCCGGCGCCCGCGTCATCGCCGCCGACGGCTCCGAGGCCCTGCTGGAGCGGGCCACGGAACGGGCCAAGCGCCTCGGGTACGCGGACCGGTTCGCCGTCCTCGCCGGTGAACTCCCCGGCAGCCTCGCCGAGTTGGACTACCCCGCCGACCTGATCTGGGCCGGCCGCAGCCTGCACCACCTCGGCGACCAGCGTGCGGCCGTCGCCGCCTGCGCCGACCGCCTCGCCCCCGGCGGCACCCTCGCGCTCATGGAGGGCGGCCTGCCGACCCGCTTCCTGCCCCGCGACCTCGGCTTCGGCCGGCCCGGCCTCGAAGCCCGCCTCGACGCGCGGTCCGCCGACTGGTTCGCCCGTATGCGCGCCGACCTCCCCGACTCCGTCGCCGAGGCGGAGCACTGGCCCGCGCTGCTGGCCTCCGCCGGCCTCGGCCACACCCGCACCCGCAGCTTCCTCCTCGACCTCCCCGCCCCGGTCTCCGACCGGGCCCGCCGGTACGTCGCCGAGATGTTCACCCGCATGCGCGACGGCGTCGGCGCGGACCTCGACGCCGACGACCGCGCGACCCTGGACCGCCTCCTCGACCCCGAGGACCCGGCGAGCGTCCACCGCCGGGCCGACCTGCACGTCCTCGCGGCCCACACGGTCCACACGGCGGTGAAACCGGCGGCTTGA
- the fdhD gene encoding formate dehydrogenase accessory sulfurtransferase FdhD translates to MGRVTERRRVVRIRDGVVSARADTLVAEEPLEIRLNGKPLAITMRTPGDDFALAAGFLVSEGVLAEAGDLVNIVYCAGATVDGGNTYNVVDVRTSPEVVVPDITLERNVYTTSSCGLCGKASLDAVRTTARWGITDDPPVRIDVRLLSQLPERLRAGQRVFERTGGLHAAALFSEEGELLDLREDVGRHNAVDKIVGRALQEGLLPLSRCVLMVSGRASFELAQKAVMAGIPVLAAVSAPSSLAVDLAEETGLTLVGFLRGESMNVYAGVERVLAGVEVSRG, encoded by the coding sequence ATGGGACGAGTCACCGAACGCCGCAGAGTGGTCCGGATCCGGGACGGGGTCGTGTCGGCGCGGGCCGACACCCTGGTGGCCGAGGAGCCGCTGGAGATACGGCTCAACGGGAAACCCCTCGCCATCACCATGCGCACACCGGGGGACGATTTCGCGCTGGCTGCGGGATTCCTGGTGAGTGAAGGGGTGTTGGCGGAGGCCGGGGATCTGGTGAACATCGTCTACTGTGCGGGGGCCACGGTGGACGGGGGGAATACGTACAACGTTGTCGATGTGCGGACGTCCCCCGAGGTCGTGGTTCCCGATATCACGCTTGAGCGGAATGTCTATACGACGTCGTCGTGCGGGCTCTGTGGGAAAGCGAGTCTTGATGCCGTGCGGACCACCGCTCGGTGGGGGATCACTGATGATCCGCCGGTTCGTATCGACGTCCGTCTTCTGTCCCAGTTGCCCGAGCGGCTTCGCGCCGGTCAGCGGGTGTTCGAGCGGACCGGGGGGCTGCATGCCGCCGCGTTGTTCAGTGAGGAGGGGGAGCTGCTGGATCTGCGGGAGGATGTGGGGCGGCACAACGCCGTTGACAAGATTGTCGGGCGGGCACTTCAGGAGGGGTTGCTGCCGTTGTCGCGGTGTGTGTTGATGGTTTCGGGGCGGGCCTCTTTCGAACTGGCGCAGAAGGCTGTGATGGCGGGGATTCCGGTGTTGGCGGCTGTTTCGGCGCCGTCTTCGCTGGCGGTTGATCTGGCTGAGGAGACGGGGTTGACGTTGGTGGGGTTTTTGCGGGGGGAGTCGATGAACGTTTATGCGGGGGTGGAGAGGGTTTTGGCGGGGGTTGAGGTTTCTCGGGGGTGA
- a CDS encoding bile acid:sodium symporter family protein, translating to MPIDPYILLLLGTVGLAALLPARGGVADTVSGVSTGAIAFLFFLYGARLSTREALDGLRHWRLHVTVLACTFVIFPLLGLATGALVPTILTHPLYQGVLFLTLVPSTIQSSIAFTSLARGNVPAAICAGSFSSLIGIILTPLLAAALLGNAGGGFSADSLLEIVLQLLVPFLAGQLARRWIGKFITRHKKVLGLVDRGSILLVVYSAFSEGMVRGIWHQVSPARLGALLIVEAIILAIMLALTWYGGKALRFNREDRIAIQFAGSKKSLASGLPMASVLFGAQASLAVLPLMLFHQMQLMVCAVLAKRRSRDELTDGAEEKLALTPDRETVRTAK from the coding sequence ATGCCGATCGACCCCTACATCCTTCTCCTCCTGGGGACCGTGGGCCTAGCGGCACTGCTCCCCGCGCGCGGAGGGGTCGCCGACACGGTCTCCGGCGTCTCCACCGGCGCCATCGCCTTCCTCTTCTTCCTCTACGGCGCCCGCCTCTCCACCCGCGAGGCCCTGGACGGCCTGCGCCACTGGCGCCTCCACGTCACCGTCCTGGCCTGCACGTTCGTCATCTTCCCGCTGCTCGGCCTCGCGACCGGCGCCCTCGTCCCCACGATCCTCACCCACCCCCTCTACCAGGGCGTCCTCTTCCTCACCCTCGTCCCCTCCACCATCCAGTCCTCCATCGCCTTCACCTCCCTGGCCCGCGGCAACGTCCCCGCCGCCATCTGCGCGGGCTCCTTCTCCTCCCTGATCGGCATCATCCTGACGCCCTTGCTGGCAGCGGCCCTCCTGGGCAACGCGGGCGGCGGCTTCTCGGCCGACTCGCTGCTGGAGATCGTCCTCCAGCTCCTCGTGCCGTTCCTGGCCGGACAACTCGCCCGCCGCTGGATCGGGAAGTTCATCACCCGGCACAAGAAGGTGCTGGGCCTGGTGGACCGGGGCTCGATCCTCCTGGTCGTCTACTCGGCGTTCAGCGAGGGCATGGTGCGGGGCATCTGGCACCAGGTCAGCCCCGCGAGGCTGGGCGCCCTCCTGATCGTCGAAGCCATCATCCTCGCGATCATGCTCGCCCTGACCTGGTACGGCGGCAAAGCCCTACGCTTCAACCGCGAGGACCGCATCGCCATCCAGTTCGCCGGCTCCAAAAAATCCCTCGCCTCCGGCCTCCCGATGGCCAGCGTCCTGTTCGGCGCCCAGGCATCCCTGGCGGTACTCCCCTTGATGCTGTTCCACCAGATGCAGCTGATGGTGTGCGCGGTGCTAGCGAAGCGAAGGTCGAGGGACGAGTTGACTGACGGGGCGGAAGAGAAGCTGGCGCTGACACCAGACCGAGAGACGGTAAGGACAGCCAAGTAG
- a CDS encoding SDR family oxidoreductase: MNESRVALITGGGSGSGIGAAAARQLLGKGWRVAVTGRGEERLSSFAKELGDPEGLLTFPGSTAEYADVQHAVTNTLQTYGRLDAVVANAGTATHDSVAEGDPAGWPEMILTNVLGPALLIRASIDALKETKGRIVLVGSVAGFVPTPGNIYGATKWAVTGLAENTRRQVTEWGVGVTLIAPGRVETPFWDSYGSLPPGHLLTADQIADSVVWAMEQPEGVDVNTVVVRPIGQPN, encoded by the coding sequence ATGAACGAGTCGCGCGTCGCGCTCATCACCGGAGGCGGCAGCGGCAGCGGCATCGGCGCCGCTGCCGCCCGCCAACTTCTCGGCAAGGGCTGGCGGGTCGCCGTCACCGGCCGGGGCGAGGAACGCCTCAGCTCCTTCGCGAAGGAACTCGGCGACCCGGAGGGCCTGTTGACCTTCCCCGGCAGCACGGCCGAGTACGCCGACGTCCAGCACGCCGTCACCAACACCCTTCAGACGTACGGGCGGTTGGACGCCGTCGTCGCCAACGCCGGTACGGCCACGCACGATTCGGTCGCCGAGGGGGACCCGGCGGGCTGGCCGGAGATGATCCTGACCAACGTGCTCGGACCGGCGTTGCTGATCCGCGCCTCGATCGACGCCCTGAAGGAGACGAAGGGGAGGATCGTGCTGGTCGGCAGCGTCGCCGGGTTCGTGCCGACGCCCGGGAACATCTACGGGGCGACGAAGTGGGCGGTGACCGGGCTCGCGGAGAACACCCGGCGGCAGGTCACCGAGTGGGGTGTCGGCGTCACCCTGATCGCGCCGGGGCGGGTCGAGACGCCGTTCTGGGACAGCTACGGAAGCCTGCCGCCCGGCCACCTTCTGACGGCGGATCAGATCGCGGACTCGGTGGTGTGGGCGATGGAGCAGCCCGAGGGCGTGGACGTCAACACGGTCGTCGTGCGGCCGATCGGGCAGCCCAACTGA
- a CDS encoding glycoside hydrolase family 6 protein, whose protein sequence is MSRSRTAMLAALALVAGASGTALAMVPDGGAIAAVPCTVDYKVQNQWSTGFTANVTVTNNSAAKSSWAVKWSYGGSQQITSGWNAKVTQSGAAVTAANETYNGSLPTGGSVSFGFQASYSGTNALPATFTLDGVTCNVDDGGGTGSPSPTGTGSPSPSPTGTGGPTNRVDNPYAGAKVYVNPDWSAKAAAEPGGSRVSNQPTGIWLDRIAAITGTSTGRGLRAHLDTALTQKGSGEMVVQLVVYDLPGRDCSALASNGELGPTEIDKYKTQFIDPIAAILADPKYASLRIVTAVEIDSLPNLVTNTGSRPTAVPACDVMKANGNYVKGVGYALNKLGDIPNVYNYVDAGHHGWLGWDDNFVPTAQILHTAATAEGATVDDVHGFITNTANYSALKETNFSVSETIAGKSVRESKWVDWNRYTDEQSYAQALRNQLVTTGFRSNIGMLIDTSRNGWGGTARPAGPGPQTSVDAYVDGGRFDRRIHVGNWCNQTGAGLGERPQTAPASGIDAYVWMKPPGESDGASSAIPNDEGKGFDRMCDPTYTGNPRNNNNLSGALPNSPLSGHWFSAQFQQLMQNAYPPLS, encoded by the coding sequence ATGAGCCGTAGCAGAACAGCGATGCTCGCCGCCCTGGCGCTCGTGGCCGGCGCGTCCGGGACCGCGCTGGCGATGGTCCCCGACGGCGGAGCCATCGCCGCCGTCCCCTGCACCGTCGACTACAAGGTGCAGAACCAGTGGAGCACCGGCTTCACCGCCAACGTCACCGTCACCAACAACTCGGCCGCCAAGTCGAGTTGGGCCGTGAAGTGGTCCTACGGCGGCAGCCAGCAGATCACCAGCGGCTGGAACGCGAAGGTCACCCAGTCCGGGGCGGCCGTCACCGCCGCCAACGAGACGTACAACGGCTCCCTGCCGACCGGCGGTTCGGTGAGCTTCGGGTTCCAGGCGTCCTACAGCGGCACCAACGCGCTGCCCGCGACGTTCACCCTCGACGGCGTCACCTGCAACGTCGACGACGGGGGCGGCACCGGCAGCCCGAGCCCGACCGGCACCGGCAGCCCGAGCCCGAGCCCGACCGGCACCGGCGGGCCCACGAACCGCGTCGACAACCCGTACGCGGGCGCCAAGGTGTACGTCAACCCGGACTGGTCCGCCAAGGCGGCGGCCGAACCCGGCGGCTCGCGGGTCTCCAACCAGCCGACCGGCATCTGGCTCGACCGGATCGCCGCGATCACCGGCACGAGCACCGGCCGCGGCCTGCGCGCCCACCTCGACACCGCGCTCACCCAGAAGGGCAGCGGCGAGATGGTCGTCCAGCTCGTCGTCTACGACCTCCCCGGCCGCGACTGCTCCGCGCTCGCCTCCAACGGCGAGCTGGGCCCGACGGAGATCGACAAGTACAAGACGCAGTTCATCGACCCGATCGCCGCGATCCTCGCCGACCCCAAGTACGCGTCGCTGCGGATCGTCACCGCGGTCGAGATCGACTCGCTGCCCAACCTCGTGACCAACACGGGCAGCCGGCCCACCGCCGTCCCGGCCTGTGACGTCATGAAGGCCAACGGCAACTACGTCAAGGGCGTCGGCTACGCGCTCAACAAGCTCGGCGACATCCCCAACGTCTACAACTACGTCGACGCCGGCCACCACGGCTGGCTCGGCTGGGACGACAACTTCGTCCCCACCGCCCAGATCCTGCACACGGCCGCGACCGCCGAGGGCGCCACCGTCGACGACGTCCACGGCTTCATCACCAACACGGCCAACTACAGCGCCCTGAAGGAGACCAACTTCTCCGTCAGCGAGACGATCGCCGGCAAGTCGGTGCGCGAGTCGAAGTGGGTCGACTGGAACCGCTACACCGACGAGCAGTCCTACGCGCAGGCCCTGCGCAACCAGCTCGTCACCACCGGGTTCCGCTCCAACATCGGCATGCTGATCGACACCTCCCGCAACGGCTGGGGCGGCACCGCGCGGCCGGCCGGACCCGGCCCGCAGACCAGCGTGGACGCGTACGTCGACGGCGGGCGCTTCGACCGCCGCATCCACGTCGGGAACTGGTGCAACCAGACCGGTGCCGGACTCGGCGAACGCCCGCAGACCGCTCCCGCCTCCGGGATCGACGCGTACGTGTGGATGAAGCCGCCGGGTGAGTCCGACGGCGCGTCCTCGGCGATCCCGAACGACGAGGGCAAGGGCTTCGACCGGATGTGCGACCCGACGTACACCGGCAACCCGCGCAACAACAACAACCTGTCCGGCGCGCTGCCCAACTCGCCGCTGTCCGGGCACTGGTTCTCCGCCCAGTTCCAGCAGCTGATGCAGAACGCCTACCCGCCGCTCAGCTGA
- a CDS encoding aldo/keto reductase, which produces MSSKVPPIILNNGVEMPQLGFGVWQVPDDEAERAVATALEAGYRSIDTAAIYGNEEGTGKAIASSGVAREDVFVTTKLWNSEQGYDSTLRAFDVSLGKLGLDYVDLYLIHWPTPARDLYVDTYRAFEKLYADGRIKAIGVSNFLPEHLERLIAETSVIPAVNQIELHPHLQQHASREVHAEQGIATEAWSPLGQGKGLLEVPAIVAIAQKHGRSPAQVVLRWHLQLGNVVIPKSVTPSRIKENIEVFDFSLDDEDLAAISALNEDRRIGPDPAAFNQA; this is translated from the coding sequence GTGAGCAGCAAGGTCCCCCCGATCATCCTGAACAACGGCGTCGAGATGCCCCAGCTGGGTTTCGGCGTGTGGCAGGTGCCGGACGACGAGGCGGAGCGCGCGGTCGCCACCGCCCTGGAGGCCGGGTACCGCAGCATCGACACGGCCGCGATCTACGGCAACGAGGAGGGCACCGGCAAGGCCATCGCCTCCTCCGGTGTGGCCCGCGAGGACGTCTTCGTCACCACCAAGCTCTGGAACTCCGAGCAGGGCTACGACTCGACGCTGCGCGCGTTCGACGTCTCCCTCGGCAAGCTGGGCCTGGACTACGTCGACCTGTACCTGATCCACTGGCCGACCCCGGCCCGTGACCTGTACGTCGACACCTACAGGGCGTTCGAGAAGCTGTACGCGGACGGCCGGATCAAGGCGATCGGCGTCTCCAACTTCCTCCCCGAGCACCTGGAGCGGCTGATCGCCGAGACGTCCGTGATCCCGGCCGTCAACCAGATCGAGCTGCACCCCCACCTCCAGCAGCACGCCTCGCGCGAGGTGCACGCCGAGCAGGGCATCGCCACCGAGGCGTGGTCGCCGCTCGGTCAGGGCAAGGGCCTCCTTGAGGTCCCGGCGATCGTCGCCATCGCCCAGAAGCACGGGCGTTCCCCGGCCCAGGTCGTGCTGCGCTGGCACCTCCAGCTCGGCAACGTGGTCATCCCCAAGTCGGTGACCCCCTCGCGCATCAAGGAGAACATCGAGGTCTTCGACTTCTCCCTGGACGACGAGGACCTGGCCGCGATCAGCGCCCTCAACGAGGACCGGCGGATCGGGCCGGACCCGGCGGCGTTCAACCAGGCCTGA